From one Eisenibacter elegans DSM 3317 genomic stretch:
- a CDS encoding class I SAM-dependent methyltransferase, protein MKDRLSQDKEAQLADMRNYYKFQAKIYDLTRWVFLFGRKSILKHIPFEREAQLQILDVGCGTGINSYNLAKRFPKAQITSLDVSEDMIERATQKLRPFADRVQCLHQPYESGTQYNNHFDIILFSYSLTMINPQWSELIDQARLDLKPGGVIVVSDFHDTPVGLYKRFMRANHVRLDGHLVPYLQQRFEPVYTKIKKGYLGVWQYMMFIGRKA, encoded by the coding sequence ATGAAAGACCGCCTTTCACAAGACAAAGAAGCCCAATTGGCCGATATGCGAAACTACTATAAGTTTCAGGCCAAAATTTATGACCTTACCCGCTGGGTTTTTCTCTTTGGGCGAAAGAGTATCCTCAAACACATTCCGTTTGAGCGCGAAGCCCAACTCCAAATCTTGGATGTTGGCTGTGGTACCGGAATCAACTCTTATAACCTAGCCAAGCGTTTTCCTAAGGCGCAAATCACCTCGTTGGATGTATCAGAAGATATGATTGAGCGCGCCACCCAAAAGCTGCGCCCTTTTGCCGACAGGGTGCAATGCTTACACCAACCCTACGAAAGCGGAACGCAGTACAACAATCACTTTGATATCATCCTCTTTTCGTATTCGCTGACGATGATTAACCCACAGTGGAGCGAACTGATAGACCAAGCCCGCCTCGACCTCAAGCCCGGTGGAGTGATAGTGGTTTCTGATTTTCACGATACGCCCGTAGGCTTGTACAAGCGCTTTATGCGTGCCAACCACGTCCGCCTCGATGGTCATCTGGTACCATATCTCCAACAACGCTTTGAGCCGGTATACACCAAAATCAAAAAAGGATATTTGGGTGTGTGGCAGTATATGATGTTTATAGGCAGAAAAGCATAA